The following are from one region of the Rosistilla carotiformis genome:
- a CDS encoding DUF1295 domain-containing protein has translation MLNVMLASTAAIACLMLAIWLLSLWKRDASIVDIGWGLGFVLVAWTAYCIADRDSADWLLPVLTTIWGVRLSGYLFWRNHGQPEDYRYREMRAKWGSAFAWISLLTVFGLQGVVMFVVALPIQIGTALADRDLVWIKVVGVIVWAAGLCFESVGDWQLARFKAASDNKGQVLDSGLWRYTRHPNYFGDFLVWWGLFLVSLSLTAAWWTIIAPLLMSVLLMRVSGVTLLETKLSTSKPGYAEYVARTNAFFPGPVNIGDG, from the coding sequence CCGCTGCGATCGCCTGTCTGATGCTCGCGATCTGGCTGCTGAGTCTGTGGAAACGCGACGCCAGCATCGTCGACATCGGCTGGGGCCTCGGGTTTGTGCTGGTCGCATGGACGGCGTATTGCATCGCCGATCGCGATTCGGCCGATTGGTTGTTGCCCGTGCTGACAACAATCTGGGGCGTGCGACTCAGCGGCTACTTGTTCTGGCGGAACCATGGTCAACCCGAAGACTATCGCTATCGAGAGATGCGGGCGAAGTGGGGCTCGGCCTTCGCGTGGATCAGTCTGCTGACCGTCTTTGGATTGCAGGGCGTGGTGATGTTTGTCGTCGCGTTGCCGATTCAAATCGGAACGGCGTTGGCCGACCGAGATCTAGTCTGGATTAAAGTCGTGGGTGTGATCGTTTGGGCTGCGGGGTTGTGTTTCGAATCGGTGGGCGATTGGCAGTTGGCTCGTTTTAAAGCCGCTTCGGACAACAAGGGGCAAGTGCTCGACAGCGGCTTGTGGCGTTACACGCGTCACCCCAACTATTTCGGCGACTTCCTAGTTTGGTGGGGCTTGTTTCTTGTCAGCCTCTCTCTGACCGCCGCTTGGTGGACGATCATCGCTCCGTTGTTGATGTCAGTGCTGCTGATGCGTGTCTCGGGCGTGACATTATTAGAGACGAAGTTGTCGACGTCGAAGCCAGGCTATGCGGAATACGTCGCCCGAACGAATGCCTTTTTCCCTGGCCCTGTGAATATTGGCGACGGCTAA